CATGGGAAAACCTACCTCCTGTTAACCTACAGACACACGTGGGGAGAAGACCGGGTCTACTACCATGACGAGGCAGGCAAATTATGCCAAGTGCCGGCTGGATGGACCGATATCCGCGGCCATGACCCTTTTGTAGCGGTTTCTGCCGGGCGATCCCCTTTTCGGGTCTCCGATCTGTTGGAGTTGTGTCGTCTGCTCAGGGGTATCTCAGGGCTTGGTGGCCGGGAGGAAGGAGATGCGCGATGTGTAAAGTGAATTTTGCCGTAAATGTAAAGGAAAATATGCCGCAACCTCTCTCGAAGAAGCAGTCAAATTCCGCATTTGTAGACATTAAAAAGCCGAACCAACGCCATAAACTTATTGACATTGGAAAAGAATATGACATAATTATCTTAACAAACGGTGGCAACCATTTCATTGGAGCTTATAATGTCCAGTCCATCATCTCTCGATTCCAAGTCAAAAGCGATAGGCGAACAGGGCACACTCAATCCCCGCCCGGAGGATGTCAAGGATCCGCTGTTTCAGGGGAACGAATTTTTCGACCCACGGGATCTCATGCAGGTAAAATACGAGATGCTGCGTCGCTATCAGACCGACGGGACGTCAGCTACCCTGGCGGCCCAAGCCTTCGGCTTTTCACGCGTGACCTTCTACCAGGTCTTGAAGCGGTTCAAAGAGGATGGAATCGGAGGGCTTTTCCCGAAGCTGCGCGGGCCAAAGAGCGCCCACAAACTTTCGGAGGAATTGATTGGCTTTGTGGAAACGGCCATGGCCGAAGATCCGGCTCTTCGCCCGACGGGTCTTGCAGAGCTCATCAAGGGTCGTTTCGATATCTCGGTCCACCCGCGAAGCATCGAGCGGTCACTTGCACGGCGGCAAAAAAAACAGTCCGGCTAGACACATCCCCGCCCTCTTATAGAGACATTGCCCAACGCTACGAGGAGTTGAGAGACCAGGCCCTGAGGCAACACACAACCGGACCCGGGCTGGGGTTGTTCGTTGATCGGGGCATGGCGGCATGGATAAAAGCCTGGGGAAGCTATGCCCCCGCGGGAGAGAAGTCGGCAAAAGCCAATCCCGTGCAGAGGCGATCGTCGATGGAGCCGGATATCGTGATGATACTGGCGGGCATGGCGTTATCTTGCGCAAAGGGGGGAAAAGATGGTAATTGAAACTCATTCCAAGGTGAGGGCTTCGCATCTTAAACGGGACGCCTACCTTTATGTCCGCCAGTCAACGGTGAGGCAGGTCTTCGAGAACACCGAAAGCACGAAGCGACAATACGCGCTTCGCCAGCGGGCCGTGGCGCTGGGCTGGCCCATTGAACGGGTGCATGTGATCGACACCGATCTTGGACAGTCCGGGGCTTCGGCAGCCGATCGAGAGGGGTTCAAACGATTGATCACGGAGGTGAGCCTTGGGCATGTGGGGGTGGTGCTTGGCCTTGAAGTGTCTCGACTGGCCAGAAACTGCGCAGACTGGCACCGTCTCCTGGAACTTTGCGCCTTGACGGATGCTCTCATCCTGGACGAGGATGGCCTCTATGATCCCAACGACTTTAACGACCGTCTGCTTTTGGGGCTAAAGGGCACGATGAGCGAAGCAGAGCTCCATTTCTTGAGGGCTCGCCTTCAAGGAGGGATCTTAAATAAAGCAAGGCGTGGGGAGTTGGCTTCTCCTCTGCCCGTGGGCTTTATCTATGATGAGCAAAAGAGGGTCTGCCTTGATCCGGACTCTCAGGTGCGCGAAGTCATTGGTTTGTTCTTTCAGACCTTTCGGCGACTGGGTTCGGCTTATGCAACGGTCAAGTATTTTAGAGAGCAGAATCTGCTTTTCCCTCGTCGTTTGCGGAAGGGTTTGCATAAAGGAGAACTCGTTTGGGGGGAGTTATGTCATTCCCGCACGCTTGGCCTTTTGCATAATCCGCGGTATGCGGGCGCTTTCGTATTTGGACGGGTACAGTCCCGCAAAGGGGTGGACGGCAAGGCGGTCTACAGGAAACGACCTCGAGAGGAATGGTTTTCCCTGATCCCGGGGATTCACGAAGGCTACATATCCTTTGAAGAATATGAGGGCAACCAGCACAGGCTCCGGGAATGCGCGCTGGCCTATGGGCTGGAAAGACCCAAGAGCCCCCCGCGGGAAGGCCCCGCGCTGTTGCAGGGGATCGTGATCTGCGGTGTTTGCGGCTGTCGCATGACGGTTCGATACCATGAGCGGCGAGGCGCTCTTCTGCCACAGTATGTCTGCCAGAGGGATGGAATCGAGAATGCCCGGAAACCTTGTCAAAGAATACCCGGAGCTACCGTAGATCGTGCGATCGGGGAACTCCTGATGAAGACGATGACGCCAGTGACGCTCGATGTGGCCATGGCAGTCCAGGAGGAGCTTTCGAAAAGGCTGGATGAGGCTGATCGTTTGCGTACAAAGCAGGTGGAACGTGCATGCTACGAGTCTGAGCTCGCCCGCCGGCGCTATATGCAGGTTGATCCCAATAACCGGCTCGTAGCAGACGT
This genomic window from Syntrophobacterales bacterium contains:
- a CDS encoding Y4bD/Y4pK family protein, whose amino-acid sequence is MFRFCLWSKPSNAPLCKDEAETFQITHPFHPLHGKTYLLLTYRHTWGEDRVYYHDEAGKLCQVPAGWTDIRGHDPFVAVSAGRSPFRVSDLLELCRLLRGISGLGGREEGDARCVK
- a CDS encoding helix-turn-helix domain-containing protein, with protein sequence MSSPSSLDSKSKAIGEQGTLNPRPEDVKDPLFQGNEFFDPRDLMQVKYEMLRRYQTDGTSATLAAQAFGFSRVTFYQVLKRFKEDGIGGLFPKLRGPKSAHKLSEELIGFVETAMAEDPALRPTGLAELIKGRFDISVHPRSIERSLARRQKKQSG
- a CDS encoding recombinase family protein, whose translation is MVIETHSKVRASHLKRDAYLYVRQSTVRQVFENTESTKRQYALRQRAVALGWPIERVHVIDTDLGQSGASAADREGFKRLITEVSLGHVGVVLGLEVSRLARNCADWHRLLELCALTDALILDEDGLYDPNDFNDRLLLGLKGTMSEAELHFLRARLQGGILNKARRGELASPLPVGFIYDEQKRVCLDPDSQVREVIGLFFQTFRRLGSAYATVKYFREQNLLFPRRLRKGLHKGELVWGELCHSRTLGLLHNPRYAGAFVFGRVQSRKGVDGKAVYRKRPREEWFSLIPGIHEGYISFEEYEGNQHRLRECALAYGLERPKSPPREGPALLQGIVICGVCGCRMTVRYHERRGALLPQYVCQRDGIENARKPCQRIPGATVDRAIGELLMKTMTPVTLDVAMAVQEELSKRLDEADRLRTKQVERACYESELARRRYMQVDPNNRLVADVLEAEWNQKLRALEETKEKSERQRQSDRLRISEEERMQILALTTDFPRLWENPNTPDRDRKRMVRLLIEDATLTRSENITVQIRFKGGTTATLETAVPRPACKTWQTANEVIARMDQLLDEHTYEQIASMLNEEGLFSGKGKQFNGTIVGNICRGYGLKNRWHRLRERGLLTVEEMAETLNVSTATVNAWHRHGILKAHVYNDKRQCLFEPPGDDRPIKWQGRKLSKRHPYIEFLSDHTKEVQYEA